In Asterias amurensis chromosome 4, ASM3211899v1, one genomic interval encodes:
- the LOC139936177 gene encoding E3 ubiquitin-protein ligase TRIM33-like: MALSNPPKVSALQKIVQNHLECGICYEQYNDPRVLDCLHSFCKTCLQKYQSTNYKDATMLICPVCQKKTQLHQKDVQALKTNFNITRLADQLKLVSSSEDNQWVCKLCKDKNEATHFCFDCPAIFCANCYKVHQKSHTVNTLKDINDGKIASKDRKRKRRPECQTHEGEVMRFYCTTCDVMICRDCTVIDHCKPQHEYIDCNQASSTYKQSLAQLFTPLEETMKKLEQSQATASTMKDNLNIAAKRTLADLKNRADEIRAEVTAQESRITDEIQTTLKDQSRKLEEFEQAVSVYLQQIQQSLQSAKDVSKNSLAPDFLAVYSTISKDLKELRDQNQPKIDLTLSHLRFTPVVCDISLGNLITKEPRWKLCLDSDVGPGWATDIDASIPGDEVAVADTINRRVVIYDTTGHQKKTIDLPQGLMSIAAFKNQLVIVDKTNSVKMYNRNGNKMFEFHTVPHSEVGKTSVDLESVAVIKDTIMGGDVGRSVITKHRSSDGSLIDTVSVQTRPRFLAIDNKDRVIVSWGIQPQVDIVGVDGGTIISIYPKINSQPVQYCRGVCCDSSAIYIAVCNGFDTGHIHQYDTRGRFLSCIAQGLHNPGGTSLTSDGQQLAVADFKSVKIYNKV, translated from the exons ATGGCTTTGTCAAACCCACCAAAGGTTTCAGCTCTTCAGAAAATTGTCCAGAATCATCTGGAGTGTGGTATTTGCTATGAGCAATATAATGATCCCAGAGTTCTTGACTGTCTGCACAGcttctgtaaaacctgtttgcAGAAATACCAGTCTACCAACTACAAAGATGCTACGATGCTTATTTGTCCCGTGTGTCAAAAAAAGACACAACTTCATCAGAAAGATGTTCAAGCTCTCAAGACTAACTTCAACATAACTCGTCTTGCAGATCAACTGAAGCTGGTCAGCTCATCTGAAGACAACCAGTGGGTTTGTAAACTATGTAAGGACAAAAATGAGGCAACTCATTTCTGTTTTGACTGCCCTGCGATATTTTGTGCAAACTGCTACAAAGTGCACCAGAAAAGCCACACAGTAAATACTTTGAAAGACATTAATGATGGGAAGATTGCAAGCAAAGACAGAAAACGAAAACGCCGTCCAGAATGCCAAACTCATGAAGGTGAAGTGATGAGGTTCTACTGTACAACttgtgatgtgatgatttgtAGAGATTGTACTGTCATAGATCACTGTAAACCACAACATGAGTATATTGACTGCAACCAAGCCTCATCCACATACAAACAGTCATTGGCTCAACTCTTTACTCCCCTTGAAGAAACCATGAAGAAGCTTGAACAATCTCAAGCAACTGCCTCAACAATGAAAGACAACCTAAACATTGCAGCTAAGAGAACCCTGGCAGACTTGAAGAACAGAGCTGATGAGATCAGGGCTGAGGTAACAGCTCAAGAGAGTCGCATCACGGATGAAATACAAACCACCCTTAAAGATCAGAGCCGAAAATTGGAGGAATTTGAGCAAGCAGTGAGTGTATACTTGCAGCAAATACAGCAATCATTGCAGAGCGCCAAAGATGTCAGCAAGAATTCATTAGCTCCGGACTTCCTTGCAGTCTATTCTACTATCAGCAAGGACTTGAAGGAACTTAGAGATcaaaatcaacccaagataGATTTGACCCTTTCCCATCTGAGATTCACTCCAGTTGTTTGTGACATCTCCCTGGGTAATCTGATTACGAAAGAGCCAAGGTGGAAGCTTTGTTTGGATTCTGATGTCGGACCTGGTTGGGCTACGGATATTGACGCCTCTATTCCTGGGGATGAGGTGGCAGTGGCAGACACAATAAATAGAAGAGTTGTAATCTACGACACTACGGGACACCAGAAGAAAACTATCGACCTACCACAAG GTCTAATGTCTATTGCTGCATTCAAGAATCAGTTAGTGATTGTAGATAAGACCAACTCTGTCAAGATGTACAATAGGAATGGCAACAAGATGTTTGAATTCCACACAGTGCCTCATAGTGAAGTGGGCAAGACATCAGTAGACCTTGAGAGTGTAGCAGTCATAAAGGATACAATCATGGGCGGGGATGTGGGGAGGTCAGTTATAACTAAACACAGATCCAGTGATGGTTCACTCATAGACACTGTTTCAGTTCAGACTAGACCTCGCTTCTTGGCCATTGACAACAAGGACAGAGTTATAGTCAGTTGGGGCATTCAACCACAAGTAGACATTGTTGGAGTCGATGGTGGTACAATTATCAGCATCTATCCAAAGATTAATAGTCAACCAGTTCAATACTGCAGAGGTGTATGCTGTGACAGCTCAGCTATCTACATTGCAGTGTGCAATGGGTTTGACACTGGTCATATTCATCAGTATGACACTCGGGGTAGATTTCTCAGCTGTATTGCTCAGGGTCTGCACAACCCAGGTGGAACCTCATTGACATCAGATGGTCAGCAGCTTGCAGTGGCAGACTTTAAATCAGTGAAGATTTATAACAAGGTGTAA